The DNA segment acagtggcgGCTATACAGTGCGGCCGAGGAAGGGGTGGGTGACAGTGCCGGCTATATTGTACTGTcgctttgttatttttgtgtcctGTTTGATTGTATTTTCATAAAAGGAAAAGCAAAGTTTTTTGTGACTTGAAAAAatgatctgatttaaaaaaagaggAAGTGGGGGTGACAGTGCCGGCTATACAGTGCGGCcaagaaagggggtgacagtgccgGCTGTATGGTGCGGCCGAGGAAGGGGGTAATACCATGGGGGTCCCAAGAGCGAGACCCTAAAAACTCCCTGTGACCAGAGACTGTTAGCCCCAACCCCATATAACACCTATGGGAGCCCGGACCCCAACCCCATATAACACCTAGAACAGTGATGTGACGGGTGGGGTGGGGGACACCGCGTGTGTTACCTGGGTGATTATGGTCGGGTTGCTCTTCATGACTGAATCTTCCAGCAGAACATGAGTGAACGTGTCAGTTCCTTCTCCGCCCAGACCACTGGCAAACGCCTCCATGGCGGGAATAACCGAGGGGCAAAGGTCAAGCCACCGCACCAGATCCTCCACAAACTTCCTGCAGAACTCCCTGTGCGGAGGGGAAACAGCGTATACTGATCATACAGTACAAGGCCCCCCGCTGGTCACACACAGTACACGGCCCCCCCGCtggtcacacacacagtacacggcccccccgctggtcacacacagtacacggcccccccgctggtcacacacagtacacggcccccccgctggtcacacacacagtacacggccccccccgctggtcacacacacacacagtacacggcccccccactggtcacacacacagtacacggcccccccgctggtcacacacagtacacggcccccccgctggtcacacacagtacacggcccccccgctggtcacacacagtacacggcccccccgctggtcacacacagtacacggccccccgctggtcacacacagtacacggcccccccactggtcacacacacacacagtacacggccccccgctcgtcacacacacacagtacacggccccccgctcgtcacacacacacacacagtacacggccccccgctcgtcacacacacacacacacacagtacacggccccccgctcgtcacacacacacacacacacagtacacggccccccgctcgtcacacacacacagtacacggccccccgctcgtcacacacacacacacacacacacacacacacacacacacagtacacggccCCCTGCTCATCACCCATGTTATATCGTACTATGCACCTTTGTTCCTTCTCTGGAAAGAGCTGGGCCAGGGACATGGCGCAAAGACCGGCGTAGGCGAATCTCGCTGCTTCACTCAGTGAGCGCCCCAGCAGTGCGGCCCGGCTGCTTCCATCTGATGCGTCCtgcatgatgatgatgtcaccagCGTCACCGCACCTGCACATAGACAACTATCTACATTACTGAATGTGAACCAAACCAGATACTGAGAGAAAGCGGGCGAGGGGGCCTAAAGGGGTGTGACTCCTGATCTGACACTGGGGATTAAAGGGATGCAACAATGATGGAACATGACATTGCAGCCGCCCCAATGAGGTCACTCACAGTCAGGATCCGAGGGGTGCCCAAAGGGgtgctgtcaggaggtaacatgtgtatgctatggctgtcaggaggtaacatgtgtctcctatggctgtcaggaggtaacgtgtgtatgctatggctgtcaggaggtgacatgtgtatcctatggctgtcaggaggtaacgtgtgtatgctatggctgtcaggaagtaacgtgtgtacgctatggctgtcaggaggtaacatgtgtatgctatggctgtcaggaggtaacatatgtcccctatggctgtcaggaggtaacatgtgtctcctatggctgtcaggaggtgacatgtgtatcctatggctgtcaggaggtaacgtgtgtatgctatggctgtcaggaggtaacatgtgtatgctatggctgtcaggaggtaacatatgtcccctatggctgtcaggaggtaacatgtgtctcctatggctgtcaggaggtgacatgtgtatcctatggctgtcaggaggtaacgtgtgtatgctatggctgtcaggaagtaacgtgtgtacgctatggctgtcaggaggtgacatgtgtatgctatggctgtcaggaggtgacgtgtacgctatggctgtcaggaggtaacatgtgtatgctatggctgtcaggaggtgacatgtatatgctatggctgtcaggaggtaacatgtatatgctatggctgtcaggaggtaacatgtgtatgctatggctgtcaggaggtaacatgtgtatgctatggctgtcaggaggtaacatgtgtctcctatggctgtcaggaggtaacgtgtgtatgctatggctgtcaggaggtgacatgtgtatcctatggctgtcaggaggtaacgtgtgtatgctatggctgtcaggaagtaacgtgtgtacgctatggctgtcaggaggtaacatgtgtatgctatggctgtcaggaggtaacatatgtcccctatggctgtcaggaggtaacatgtgtctcctatggctgtcaggaggtaacatgtgtctcctatggctgtcaggaggtgacatgtgtatcctatggctgtcaggaggtaacgtgtgtatgctatggctgtcaggaggtaacatgtgtatgctatggctgtcaggaggtaacatatgtcccctatggctgtcaggaggtaacatgtgtctcctatggctgtcaggaggtgacatgtgtatcctatggctgtcaggaggtaacgtgtgtatgctatggctgtcaggaagtaacgtgtgtacgctatggctgtcaggaggtgacatgtgtatgctatggctgtcaggaggtgacgtgtacgctatggctgtcaggaggtaacatgtgtatgctatggctgtcaggaggtgacatgtatatgctatggctgtcaggaggtaacatgtgtatgctatggctgtcaggaggtgacatgtgtatgctatggctgtcaggaggtaacatgtgtatgctatggctgtcaggaggtaacatgtgtatgctatggctgtcaggaggtgacatgtatatgctatggctgtcaggaggtaacatgtgtatgctatggctgtcaggaggtaacatgtgtatgctatggctgtcaggaggtgacatgtatatgctatggctgtcaggaggtgacatgtgtatgctatggctgtcaggaggtaacatgtgtatgctatggctgtcaggaggtgacatgtgtatcctatggctgtcaggaggtgacatgtgtatgctatggctgtcaggaggtgacatgtgtatcctatggctgtcaggaggtgacatgtgtacgctatggctgtcaggaggtgacatgtccCCTATGGATCTCTATATAGGCAGAGGTCCTACACAGGCAGACACGTTACGTTACGTGTATTCCGGacttcaccactagggggcagagaGGACGTCACTAGTCATAGTACATAGACAGCTGGTGTAGGGCCGGCTATATCCTATCACAGGTGAGGACGGCCGGTTCCTCGCCGCTCATAGTATTAAGTCACAACCGAACTACTACCCCGATCATTCCACACATCCCGCTTCTCACCTGAGCCGGTCCCCGCTCCCGGACAGCGACGGCCCCGGCGTCTCCTGTCACAGACGTTCTAGGCCGCATCTACGGAACCAACGTAAGTCTTGGAGAATAGTAGCTTCACGCTATTGACGTTACACACGCTGCCAGTAGCCCCGGCGGGAACTACGCTCATAACGTAGTGGTTTACGTCACTGGCGCAGTGAGCTGGCGAAGGACTTTGAGTCCCGAGGAGGGTTGCTATGGAGACGGGTGACTTCCGCTCTGCGTGGAGCAGCAGCTGCTCCTCATAGTAAACCGATAAACCACGTGATGCCTCACctgtatacagcgccccctgcctgcGGACTCTATCATAATACACTGATAACCACGTGATGCCTCACctgtatacagcgccccctgcctgcGGACTCTATCATAATACACTGATAAACCACGTGATGCCTCACctgtatacagcgccccctgcctgcGGACTCTATCATAATACACTGATAACCACGTGATGCCTCACctgtatacagcgccccctgcctgcGGACTCTATCATAATACACTGATAAATCATGTGATGCCTCACctgtatacagcgccccctgcctgcGGACTCTATCATAATACAATGATAACCATGTGATgcatcacctgtatacagcgccccctgcctgcGGACTGTATCATAATACACTGATAAACCACGTGATGCCTCACctgtatacagcgccccctgcctgcGGACTTGTATCATAATACACTGATAACCACGTGATGCTCACCTGTattacagcgccccctgcctgcGGACTCTATCATAATACACTGATAACCCGTGATGCCTCACctgtatacagcgccccctgcctgcGGACTCTATCATAATACACTGATAACCACGTGATGCCTCACCTGTattacagcgccccctgcctgcGGACTCTATCATAATACACTGATAACCACGTGATGCCTCACCTGTATACAGCGCCCCCCTGCCTGCGGACTCTATCATAATACACTGATAAATCACGTGATGCCTCACctgtatacagcgccccctgcctgcGGACTCTATCATAATACACTGATAACCACGTGATGCCTCACctgtatacagcgccccctgcctgcGGACTGTATCATAATACACTGATAACCACGTGATGCCTCACCTGTattacagcgccccctgcctgcGGACTCTATCATAATACACTGATAAACCACGTGATGCCTCACctgtatacagcgccccctgcctgcGGACTCTATCATAATACACTGATAAATCATGTGATGCCTCACctgtatacagcgccccctgcctgcGGACTGTATCATAATACACTGATAACCACGTGATGCCTCACCTGTattacagcgccccctgcctgcGGACTGTATCATAATACACTGATAACCACGTGATGCCTCACCTGTATACAGCGCCCCCCTGCCTGCGGACTCTATCATAATACACTGATAACCACGTGATGCCTCACctgtatacagcgccccctgcctgcGGACTCTATCATAATATACTGATAACCACGTGATGCCTCACctgtatacagcgccccctgcctgcGGACTCTATCATAATACACTGATAACCACGTGATGCCTCACctgtatacagcgccccctgcctgcGGACTCTATCATAATACACTGATAACCACGTGATGCCTCACctgtatacagcgccccctgcctgcGGACTCTATCATAATACACTGATAACCACGTGATGCCTCACCTGTattacagcgccccctgcctgcggactgtataataatacactgATAACCACGTGATGCCTCACCTGTattacagcgccccctgcctgcGGACTCTATCATAATACACTGATAAACCACATGATGCCTCACCTGTATTACAGCGCCCCCCTGCCTGCGGACTCTATCATAATACACTGATAAATCATGTGATGCCTCACctgtatacagcgccccctgcctgcGGACTCTATCATAATACACTGATAAATCATGTGATGCCTCACCTGTattacagcgccccctgcctgcGGACTCTATCATAATATACTGATAACCACGTGATGCCTCACctgtatacagcgccccctgcctgcGGACTCTATCATAATACACTGATAACCACGTGATGCCTCACCTGTattacagcgccccctgcctgTGGACTCTATCATAATACACTGATAAACCACGTGATGCCTCACctgtatacagcgccccctgcctgcGGACTCTATCATAATACACTGATAAACCACATGATGCCTCACctgtatacagcgccccctgcctgcGGACTCTATCATAATACACTGATAACCACGTGATGCCTCACctgtatacagcgccccctgcctgcGGACTGTATCATAATACACTGATAAACCACGTGATGCCTCacctgtatacagtgccccctgccTGCGGACTCTATCATAATACACTGATAAATCATGTGATGCCTCACctgtatacagcgccccctgcctgcGGACTCTATCATAATACACTGATAAATCATGTGATGCCTCACCTGTATTACAGTGCCCCCTGCCTGCGGactgtataataatacactgATAAACCACGTGATGCCTCACCTGTattacagcgccccctgcctgcggactgtataataatacactgATAAACCACGTGATGCCTCacctgtatacagtgccccctgccTGCGGACTCTATCATAATACACTGATAAATCATGTGATGCCTCACCTGTATACAGCGCCCCCCTGCCTGCGGACTCTATCATAATACACTGATAAACCACATGATGCCTCACctgtatacagcgccccctgcctgGGTGACACCAGTCTTGGCTCCTGTCAGGGGGCTCCTCACTATAAAGGACCCATGAAGGGCAATGGTATCAGTCAGCAAGGTGGAGGACAGGTGAAGCAGCTCAGAATGCCACTgtagacactgaaccagcagggaatgctgggagattttaGCTCTGAAGTTGCAGAACTCCCTGGTGTTTCTATAAGTCACCAGTGAATgtcctccccctgcccctcagagACCCCCTGACATTCACTTACAATCTCTGTTTTTCCCTGTTTCATTGGTTTTGTTCACAGGCTATAAGCGTGCGTGCCCTCATGTGCACACGGcctaagggtacatttacacagaaagattatctgacagattatctgctcaagatttgaagccaaagccagaaatggatttgaaaagaggagaaatctcagtctttcctttatgacctgatctctgtttatagtctgttcctggctttggcttccaaatcttcggcaaataatctgtcagataatctttctgtgtaaatgggcccttagacTACATACagctgtctgttaccatggagacccgTAGCTCTGCACAGGAGCTGTTTACACAGTCAGGagacggtatatatatatatatatatataatatatatatatatatatatacacacacacacacacacactctgggcCGTTCTTTCATTCATTGTTGCTTTTATTTAAGAAATAATAAACATTGTCCCTGTACAGTGAGGGAATCGTCACAGCCAATCCCGTGGCAGTTTATAGGCTggatggttgccatggttacagcAGGTGAATTCATTAAACAAACACATTTTATCTACAATTCGATGAAAAAataaagagggagatttatcaaccatggtgtgtagtgacactggctcagtcgcccccagcaaccagtggcggtctttggcaccaagcaccccaagcgatcacttggggcccccaacatccagggggggcccccacgccctgcccttgtgctcaagaccgctggacagggccgctgccccgctcgctgctgccattagaactgtaactatgagcactcgtaatgagcactcatagttacatgcagcagcactgacagggcgggagacattggcccccttcctgtcagtcactcttgtggccgcaggaagggttttcccaggtcaaggggagcgcggcctcttgtgattctcagggaaaacccttcctgcggctacaagagtgaagagaagaggagacgcccggacccaggtgagtatcagtgtttgttttattatgttatatactatataagagggggagcacacaggggtctgtttaactgggggagcgcacatcgggggtctatataaatgggggggagcacacaggggggctatataacggggaaacacagggggctatatataactgggggagcacacagggggagcacacaggggggctatagactactggggtttcacagaggggtctatatactactgggggcagcacacagggggtctacatactacttggggcagcagaatggggtctatatacaacttggagagcacacaggaggtctatatccaagtgggggagcacacaggggggctatatactactgagggagcacacaggggtctatatactactggtggggcacacagggggtctatatactactgggggaacatacagggggtctatatactacttgtgaggcacacaggtggtctatatataactgggggagcacacagggggtctatatactactggaggaaccacacagggggtttatatactactggaggagcacacaggggtgtatatccaagtgtgggagcacacaggaggtctatatccaagtgggggagcacacaggggggctaaatactcctgagggagcacacagggggcctatatactagtggaggAGCAcaccgggggtctatatacaactgaagcagcacacaggaggtctatatacttctgggggagcacacgggggggctatatataactgggggaacacacaggggtctatatactactgggggaagcaaacaagggttatatactactgggggcaggacacaaggggtatatactattgggggcagcacacaaggagtatatattactggcggtagcgcacaaggggtatatactactgggggcaacacacagtggtctattgttttggaacgtgtgtcgagggggagccccagacataacttcgcttggggccccagaaatgccaagaccgcccctgccggcaaccaatcagattccacctttcaatcctcacagactctgaaaaatgaaaggtggaatctgattggttgccgggagcgactgagccagtttcactttacaccatgtttgataaatcttccccaaagtgTCTACAAATGTTTCCCCAGCTGTAATATAAGGGAGCGGGCACAACAAGATGGCTGCCCAGCAGGTGTAATGTGAGGGAGCGGGCACAACAAGATGGCTGCCCAGCAGGTGTAATGTGAGGGAGCGGGCACAACAAGATGGCTGCCCAGCAGGTGTAATGTGAGGAAGCGGGCACAACAAGATGGCTGCCCGGCAGGTGTAATATAAGGGAGCAGGCACAACAAGATGGCTTCCCAGCAGGTGTAATGTGAGGGAGCGGGCACAACAAGATGGCTGCCCAGCAGGTGTAATGTGAGGAAGCGAGCACAACAAGATGGCTGCCCAGCAGGTGTAATGTGAGGAAGCGGGCACAACAAGATGGCTGCCCAGCAGGTGTAGTGTGAGGAAGCGGGCACAACAAGATGGCTGCCCAGCAGGTGTAATGTGAGGGAGCGGGCACAACAAGATGGCTGCCCAGCAGGTGTAATGTGAGGGAGCGGGCACAACAAGATGGCTGCCCAGCAGGTGTAGTGTGAGGAAGCCGGGCACAAGATGGCTGCCCAGCAGGTGTAGTGTGAGGAAGCAAGCACAACAAGATGGCTGCCCTGCAGGTGTAGTGTGAGGAAGCGGGCACAAACAAGATGGCTGCCAGCAGGTATAGTGTGAGGAAGCGGGCACGACAAGATGGCTGCCCAGCAGGTGTAGTGTGAAGAAGCGAGCACAACAAGATGGCTGCCCGGCAGGTGTAATGTAAGGGGGCAGGCACAACATCATGGCTGCCCGGCAGGTGTAATGTAAGGGAGCAGGCACAACATCATGGCTGCCCGGCAGGTGTAATGTAAGGGAGCGGGCGCAATATCATGGCTGCCCAGCAGGTGTAATGTAAGGGAGCGGGGCACAATATCATAGCTGCCCGGCAGGTGTAATGTAAGGGAGCGGGGCACAATATCATGGCTGCCTGGCAGGTGTAATGTAAGGGAGCGGGCGCAATATCATGGCTGCCCAGCAGGTGTAATGTAAGGGAGCGGGGCACAATATCATGGCTGCCCGGCAGGTGTAATGTAAGAGAACGGGCGCAGGGTACAGCTTACACACCTCGGCCCATCACAGGACACAACATCATGGCTGCCCAGCAGGTGTAATGTACCCGTGTATACCCATCATGTTTCAGTCCAGGCATGCCCTTCGTGATTGTGTTTCGGTCCAGGCATGCCCATGTTTCAGTCCGGGAATACCCATAGTGTTTCAGCCCAGGCATGCTCATCGTGTTTCAGCCCCGCATATCCGTGTTTCAGCCCAGGCATACCCATCGTGTTTCAGTGTTCATCTTGTCCCATCCATCCTTCGCGTTTCAGTCCACGCCTCACACAGCTGAGACAGCGTCATTGTCCTTTTGAAGACCGTCGGCCCGGGGTAAGCTCATCCTGCAGTTGGGGTTAAAGCAGAGTAGGACGGTGATAATGACGACCACCCCGAGGACGAACCCCAGAACCCACTTCATGATCCCCGTGTAGATGAACtgcaggatgatgatgaggagaatGAGAAGTATCAGCAGAAGGATCACCAGTCTCCGAGCCGCCATTGTCAGGTTACCATGACGCTCATTGTCCCTCTGGTCCCATGCCGGGCCATGGCCGTCTATTCGTACCACCACCTCCTCTGATACCTCCACCTTGGGCCTGGGGTTTTTCCAGTCTGCTCATAAGTGACTCCTTGTTCTGCAAAGTGCATATAAGTCCTCCAAAAACCGGGGTAGGCATCCGGCAGACGGGACACACCACCCGCCAAACACTCCCCTCTTACGTACTAGCAGCTTAAGGCAGACGGCACAGAAGTTGTGCTTGCAGGAAAGCTCCTTTGGAACCCTATAGATATCATATCTGCAAAAGCAGACGGGGCAGTCCATGTCGGTGAGACACGAAGGCCCAGTGGTGGAGTAGATGGGGCAGTCCATGTCAGTGAGGCACAAGGCAGGCCCAGTGGTGGAGGCAGTCCATGTGAGTGAGGCACGAAGCAGGCCCAGTGGTGGAGTAGATCGGGCAGTCCATGTCGTTGAGGCACGAGGCAGGCCCAGTGGAGGAGCAGTCCATATGAGTGAGGCACGAGCAGGCCCAGTGGTGAAGTAATCCATGAGGTCAAGCCCAGTAGTGGAGCAGACAGAGCCATTCATGTTGGTGAGGTCAGGCCCAGTGGTGGAGCAGACAGGGCCATCCATGTTGATGAGGTCAGGCCCAGTGGTGGAGCAGACTGGGTCGTCCATGTTGGTGAGGTCAAGCCCAGTGGTGGAGCAGACAGGGCCGTCCATGTTGGTGAGGTCAGGCCCATTGGTGGAGCAGACAGGGCTGTCCATTTTGGTGAGGTCAGGCCTAGTGGTGGAGCAGACAGGGCCATCCATGTTGGTGAGGTCAGGCCCAGTGGTGGAGCAGACTGGGTCGTCCATGTTGGTGAGGTCAGGCCCAGTGGTGAGGGATGGATGTGATGATGGATCTGGAGCGCCAGTGGAGGCCCGTCCTGTTACGATCTCGCCAGAATGAAGGTGTGGAGAGTTCTCCATGCTGGTCAGGATGAAGCGTCTGTATCTCTCCGTAT comes from the Dendropsophus ebraccatus isolate aDenEbr1 unplaced genomic scaffold, aDenEbr1.pat pat_scaffold_1594_ctg1, whole genome shotgun sequence genome and includes:
- the LOC138775384 gene encoding transmembrane and coiled-coil domain-containing protein 4-like isoform X2; protein product: MQDASDGSSRAALLGRSLSEAARFAYAGLCAMSLAQLFPEKEQREFCRKFVEDLVRWLDLCPSVIPAMEAFASGLGGEGTDTFTHVLLEDSVMKSNPTIITQDLVSFCLRDGYYDARGRVLISHVSWLLRVHPETMELSEESMMQSLKKYTEEPSENIIISIDMTVLL
- the LOC138775384 gene encoding transmembrane and coiled-coil domain-containing protein 4-like isoform X1; this encodes MQDASDGSSRAALLGRSLSEAARFAYAGLCAMSLAQLFPEKEQREFCRKFVEDLVRWLDLCPSVIPAMEAFASGLGGEGTDTFTHVLLEDSVMKSNPTIITQDLVSFCLRDGYYDARGRVLISHVSWLLRVHPETMELSEESMMQSLKKYTEEPSDVMNKEKTELTNRWFVV